One stretch of Bombus vancouverensis nearcticus chromosome 16, iyBomVanc1_principal, whole genome shotgun sequence DNA includes these proteins:
- the SmD3 gene encoding small ribonucleoprotein particle protein SmD3 yields the protein MSIGVPIKVLHEAEGHTITCETNTGEVYRGKLIEAEDNMNCQMQNITVTYRDGREAQLENVYIRGSKIRFLILPDMLKNAPMFKRPGGKGSGTAGRGKSAILRAQARGRGRGQNQRGRGTGSAPWLNQQNQPGGSQAGRGRG from the exons ATGTCGATCGGAGTACCGATAAAAGTACTCCACGAAGCGGAAGGCCATACCATAACCTGTGAAACGAATACTGGCGAAGTATACCGCGGCAAATTGATAGAAGCTGAGGATAATATGAACTGTCAGATGCAAAATATCACTGTAACTTATAGAGACGGCCGTGAGGCGCAGTTAGAGAATGTTTATATTAGAGGCTCAAAAATTAGATTTCTCATTTTACCAGACATGTTGAAGAACGCACCAATGTTTAAGAGACCGGGAGGCAAAGGTTCGGGAACTGCAGGCAGAGGGAAATCAGCTATTTTACGTGCCCAAG CTCGTGGAAGAGGTAGAGGTCAAAATCAGAGAGGTAGAGGCACAGGTTCTGCACCTTGGCTAAATCAACAGAATCAGCCCGGAGGATCTCAAGCAGGAAGGGGACGAGGTTAA
- the LOC117161103 gene encoding adenomatous polyposis coli protein isoform X2 → MERNTGQRYEDEITEQPVDYSKKYSERKTENSSRSDRSCKKEFGERDSKVDLFGDYAETDLDQPTDYSLRYAEDDTDDDEKQSPEYFPGSVQEDTVKTYCTEGTPYETPFNFSTATSMSDLRLENAKESVDSQKKHSKKNVELSRKEDLNYEHPMTINCNEDRSLLVEKELESSKTSETCKPNCLSNEKLMNYYQAGTSDGFSRANSLSSLGSAITQRNNVNGIISKEPSTDSSDKADNVSERADRTAASTNINILRIPDETDSSTEGKNSSRVVDKEGKMVTFSRQDYYAEQTPLMFSCCSSLGSLSGFEQHSIHDDRSSIISDFSRRTSGVVSPSELPDSPTQTIPPSPRNHKNQCTDFISKIPEEAVRQPVRHLSYSKCHALRTSVFEDDIATFKEESTPIEFSTATSLSSLTIDDEMKISNISKPQNELKEPSNELDKDIKENSLEEKVSNVEAEKDQEQVSDGDEDNEDMLAACISMGIQNNRYRQSFKTSTVQKPIQSESSNMLVRCQRTPVLNRLEPSVPVAVTSADATVTASKPSKPAIEVVAAPDTVHVYCTEDTPADISPVGSQSNLSALSMPSVQEDVERIEEAKSSGEVECHRNDLSDESSNLSGEDEKILDECIQSGISKVRQITPPPTSCIPFVQKTEVLTQRFNICGTPSSSPVESANKNPALRKSMCHTTLDHENDPFGDSPNHSDDEAILSECIRAAMPKDKHCRKPRRNRR, encoded by the exons ATGGAGAGGAATACGGGACAAAGATATGAGGATGAAATAACTGAGCAACCAGTAGATTATAGCAAAAAGTACAGTGAAAGGAAAACGGAGAATTCCTCTCGAAGTGATCGATCTTGTAAGAAAGAATTCGGGGAACGTGACTCCAAAGTCGATTTATTTGGAGATTATGCTGAAACCGATCTTGATCAGCCAACAGATTATAGTTTACGATACGCAGAGGATGACACTGATGACGATGAGAAACAGAGTCCTGAATATTTTCCTGGAAGCGTTCAGGAGGATACTGTAAAGACTTACTGTACAGAAGGAACTCCGTATGAAACACCTTTCAATTTTTCGACTGCGACTTCCATGTCCGATTTACGTCTGGAGAATGCAAAGGAATCTGTTGATTCGCAGAAGAAACACAGTAAAAAGAATGTTGAACTTAGTCGCAAGGAAGATTTGAATTATGAGCATCCAATGACAATTAATTGCAATGAAGACCGTTCACTTCTTGTTGAGAAAGAATTAGAATCCTCTAAAACTTCTGAGACATGTAAACCTAACTGTCTTTCTAATGAAAAGTTAATGAATTATTATCAAGCAGGAACATCTGATGGTTTTTCTCGTGCTAATTCTCTCAGCTCCCTTGGTAGTGCGATAACACAAAGGAATAATGTTAATGGAATTATTTCCAAAGAACCTTCCACAGATTCTTCTGACAAAGCTGATAATGTGTCAGAGAGAGCAGACCGTACTGCAGCTAGCACTAACATCAACATATTACGTATTCCTGATGAAACTGATAGTTCTACAGAAGGAAAAAATAGTTCCAGAGTTGTAGACAAAGAAG GCAAAATGGTTACATTCAGTAGACAAGACTACTATGCAGAACAAACTCCTTTAATGTTTTCATGTTGTAGTTCTCTGGGTTCATTGAGTGGATTTGAGCAGCATTCTATACATGATGATCGTAGCTCCATCATCAGTGATTTCAG TCGCAGGACCAGTGGTGTTGTGTCTCCAAGTGAATTACCAGATTCACCAACACAAACTATCCCTCCAAGTCCTCGTAATCATAAAAATCAGTGTACAGATTTTATAAGCAAAATACCAGAAGAAGCAGTAAGACAGCCTGTTCGACATTTAT CATATTCAAAGTGTCATGCGCTGAGAACCAGTGTCTTCGAGGATGACATTGCCACATTTAAGGAGGAATCAACACCCATTGAATTTTCCACAGCTACTAGTCTCAGTTCTTTAACTATCGAcgatgaaatgaaaatttctaaTATATCTAAACCTCAAAATGAACTGAAAGAACCATCTAATGAGCTGGATaaagatattaaagaaaattctttGGAAGAAAAAGTTAGTAACGTAGAAGCTGAGAAGGATCAGGAACAAGTGAGTGATGGTGATGAAGATAATGAAGACATGTTGGCTGCATGTATCAGCATGGGAATACAAAATAATAG atatagaCAATCTTTCAAAACGTCTACTGTTCAGAAACCCATACAATCAGAGTCATCAAACATGTTGGTACGTTGTCAGAGAACACCAGTTTTAAACAGACTAGAACCTTCAGTTCCTGTTGCTGTCACTTCCGCGGATGCTACAGTGACAGCTTCGAAACCTAGCAAGCCCGCAATAGAAGTTGTTGCTGCTCCAGATACCGTACATGTGTATTGTACAGAAGATACACCTGCTGATATTTCCCCAGTGGGCTCACAATCGAATCTTTCTGCCTTGTCTATGCCGAGTGTTCAGGAAGATGTAGAAAGGATTGAAGAAGCTAAATCTTCGGGTGAAGTCGAGTGCCATAGAAACGATCTGTCAGATGAAAGTTCTAATCTCTCTGGTGAAGATGAGAAAATTCTTGATGAGTGCATTCAGTCAGGAATATCGAAA GTTAGACAAATAACTCCGCCACCAACGAGTTGCATTCCCTTTGTACAGAAAACAGAAGTGCTAACACAGAGATTCAATATATGTGGAACACCATCATCGTCCCCTGTAGAAAGTGCCAACAAGAACCCTGCTCTTCGAAAATCCATGTGTCATACAACATTGGATCACGAAAATGATCCTTTTGGCGACAGCCCTAATCATTCGGATGATGAAGCCATTCTCAGTGAATGTATAAGAGCGGCCATGCCTAag GACAAGCATTGCCGCAAACCGCGGAGAAATCGAAGGTGA
- the LOC117161103 gene encoding uncharacterized protein LOC117161103 isoform X1, with translation MERNTGQRYEDEITEQPVDYSKKYSERKTENSSRSDRSCKKEFGERDSKVDLFGDYAETDLDQPTDYSLRYAEDDTDDDEKQSPEYFPGSVQEDTVKTYCTEGTPYETPFNFSTATSMSDLRLENAKESVDSQKKHSKKNVELSRKEDLNYEHPMTINCNEDRSLLVEKELESSKTSETCKPNCLSNEKLMNYYQAGTSDGFSRANSLSSLGSAITQRNNVNGIISKEPSTDSSDKADNVSERADRTAASTNINILRIPDETDSSTEGKNSSRVVDKEGKMVTFSRQDYYAEQTPLMFSCCSSLGSLSGFEQHSIHDDRSSIISDFSRRTSGVVSPSELPDSPTQTIPPSPRNHKNQCTDFISKIPEEAVRQPVRHLSYSKCHALRTSVFEDDIATFKEESTPIEFSTATSLSSLTIDDEMKISNISKPQNELKEPSNELDKDIKENSLEEKVSNVEAEKDQEQVSDGDEDNEDMLAACISMGIQNNRYRQSFKTSTVQKPIQSESSNMLVRCQRTPVLNRLEPSVPVAVTSADATVTASKPSKPAIEVVAAPDTVHVYCTEDTPADISPVGSQSNLSALSMPSVQEDVERIEEAKSSGEVECHRNDLSDESSNLSGEDEKILDECIQSGISKVRQITPPPTSCIPFVQKTEVLTQRFNICGTPSSSPVESANKNPALRKSMCHTTLDHENDPFGDSPNHSDDEAILSECIRAAMPKVKLNISTLIGQALPQTAEKSKVTASRKPSSSSSTSYRQPGYIEDNKHQSKKSAPFEDNLGLSEEEEDIMLAQCIKSGMPKALNVSSNSSLVSVKKQPEYSKTRNISSTSYYYVNKPHLFGNTVVQTQPSHKPIENDLSLHKGTSCTFHSMKVQENRKHIVKNSGINTYERTNRMALYTKKFSQSEHENNNMNENILSTSRSEIPNCRSPILNGENDDDELRRNTTKSNVVPSRHSSVSSLSEESSLGSIEEWAFLELCISSGMPRNKYRLKGMKNTEGNVNEDSCSICSYNSYVCKT, from the exons ATGGAGAGGAATACGGGACAAAGATATGAGGATGAAATAACTGAGCAACCAGTAGATTATAGCAAAAAGTACAGTGAAAGGAAAACGGAGAATTCCTCTCGAAGTGATCGATCTTGTAAGAAAGAATTCGGGGAACGTGACTCCAAAGTCGATTTATTTGGAGATTATGCTGAAACCGATCTTGATCAGCCAACAGATTATAGTTTACGATACGCAGAGGATGACACTGATGACGATGAGAAACAGAGTCCTGAATATTTTCCTGGAAGCGTTCAGGAGGATACTGTAAAGACTTACTGTACAGAAGGAACTCCGTATGAAACACCTTTCAATTTTTCGACTGCGACTTCCATGTCCGATTTACGTCTGGAGAATGCAAAGGAATCTGTTGATTCGCAGAAGAAACACAGTAAAAAGAATGTTGAACTTAGTCGCAAGGAAGATTTGAATTATGAGCATCCAATGACAATTAATTGCAATGAAGACCGTTCACTTCTTGTTGAGAAAGAATTAGAATCCTCTAAAACTTCTGAGACATGTAAACCTAACTGTCTTTCTAATGAAAAGTTAATGAATTATTATCAAGCAGGAACATCTGATGGTTTTTCTCGTGCTAATTCTCTCAGCTCCCTTGGTAGTGCGATAACACAAAGGAATAATGTTAATGGAATTATTTCCAAAGAACCTTCCACAGATTCTTCTGACAAAGCTGATAATGTGTCAGAGAGAGCAGACCGTACTGCAGCTAGCACTAACATCAACATATTACGTATTCCTGATGAAACTGATAGTTCTACAGAAGGAAAAAATAGTTCCAGAGTTGTAGACAAAGAAG GCAAAATGGTTACATTCAGTAGACAAGACTACTATGCAGAACAAACTCCTTTAATGTTTTCATGTTGTAGTTCTCTGGGTTCATTGAGTGGATTTGAGCAGCATTCTATACATGATGATCGTAGCTCCATCATCAGTGATTTCAG TCGCAGGACCAGTGGTGTTGTGTCTCCAAGTGAATTACCAGATTCACCAACACAAACTATCCCTCCAAGTCCTCGTAATCATAAAAATCAGTGTACAGATTTTATAAGCAAAATACCAGAAGAAGCAGTAAGACAGCCTGTTCGACATTTAT CATATTCAAAGTGTCATGCGCTGAGAACCAGTGTCTTCGAGGATGACATTGCCACATTTAAGGAGGAATCAACACCCATTGAATTTTCCACAGCTACTAGTCTCAGTTCTTTAACTATCGAcgatgaaatgaaaatttctaaTATATCTAAACCTCAAAATGAACTGAAAGAACCATCTAATGAGCTGGATaaagatattaaagaaaattctttGGAAGAAAAAGTTAGTAACGTAGAAGCTGAGAAGGATCAGGAACAAGTGAGTGATGGTGATGAAGATAATGAAGACATGTTGGCTGCATGTATCAGCATGGGAATACAAAATAATAG atatagaCAATCTTTCAAAACGTCTACTGTTCAGAAACCCATACAATCAGAGTCATCAAACATGTTGGTACGTTGTCAGAGAACACCAGTTTTAAACAGACTAGAACCTTCAGTTCCTGTTGCTGTCACTTCCGCGGATGCTACAGTGACAGCTTCGAAACCTAGCAAGCCCGCAATAGAAGTTGTTGCTGCTCCAGATACCGTACATGTGTATTGTACAGAAGATACACCTGCTGATATTTCCCCAGTGGGCTCACAATCGAATCTTTCTGCCTTGTCTATGCCGAGTGTTCAGGAAGATGTAGAAAGGATTGAAGAAGCTAAATCTTCGGGTGAAGTCGAGTGCCATAGAAACGATCTGTCAGATGAAAGTTCTAATCTCTCTGGTGAAGATGAGAAAATTCTTGATGAGTGCATTCAGTCAGGAATATCGAAA GTTAGACAAATAACTCCGCCACCAACGAGTTGCATTCCCTTTGTACAGAAAACAGAAGTGCTAACACAGAGATTCAATATATGTGGAACACCATCATCGTCCCCTGTAGAAAGTGCCAACAAGAACCCTGCTCTTCGAAAATCCATGTGTCATACAACATTGGATCACGAAAATGATCCTTTTGGCGACAGCCCTAATCATTCGGATGATGAAGCCATTCTCAGTGAATGTATAAGAGCGGCCATGCCTAag gttaaattgaatatttcaacACTTATAGGACAAGCATTGCCGCAAACCGCGGAGAAATCGAAGGTGACGGCTTCAAGAAAACCATCGTCGTCATCGTCTACGTCGTACCGTCAGCCAGGATATATTGAGGATAATAAACATCAGTCGAAGAAGTCTGCACCATTCGAGGATAATTTAGGCCTctcagaggaagaggaagacaTCATGCTGGCGCAGTGTATTAAATCTGGTATGCCAAAG GCGTTGAATGTTTCATCAAATTCGTCCTTAGTGTCCGTAAAGAAGCAACCAGAATACTCAAAAACGAGAAATATTTCCAGTACTTCATATTATTATGTGAATAAACCCCATCTGTTTGGAAACACGGTGGTGCAGACCCAGCCATCACATAAACCCATAGAGAATGATCTTTCCCTGCACAAAGGAACTTCTTGCACCTTCCATTCTATGAAGGTTCAGGAAAATAGGAAACATATTGTTAAAAATAGTGGAATTAATACATATGAAAGAACAAACCGTATGGCATTGTACACCAAAAAGTTTTCTCAGTCAGAGCACGAAAATAACAACATGAACGAAAATATTCTAAGTACTTCACGTTCCGAAATCCCTAATTGTAGGTCCCCAATCTTAAATGGTGAAAATGATGACGACGAATTACGTAGGAATACAACGAAGTCAAATGTAGTACCTTCAAGGCATAGTTCTGTGAGTTCTCTTAGTGAAGAAAGTTCTCTTGGATCCATTGAGGAGTGGGCTTTCCTGGAATTGTGCATTAGTTCTGGGATGCCGAGGAACAAGTATCGTCTGAAGGGAATGAAAAATACAGAGGGGAATGTCAACGAAGACAGTTGTTCGATATGTAGTTATAATTCGTACGTTTGTAAAACctaa